One genomic window of Cottoperca gobio chromosome 10, fCotGob3.1, whole genome shotgun sequence includes the following:
- the LOC115014765 gene encoding protocadherin beta-16-like produces MADRTMRRQVLLFISALYFSSVIGQVSYSIPEEMPKGSFVGDIAQDLGLDVKRLKSGKARIYTGDSAEYIELNKERGVLLIKEKIDREATCAETAPCALHFQVILENPMEFYSITVEVTDINDNAPIFKRGEMKFRISESAITGTVFVLDQAVDLDVGMNGLQSYVLKPTDNFVLRLQNQADGSKMVEMVLQKPLDREKQDHLSLVLTAIDGGEPQLSGTVQIHVNVLDSNDNAPVFTQKIYKSSIRENSPSGTVVITVSASDLDEGSNGIISYAILNSVDDASEIFDINKRNGEVKLVGNTDFEKKRQYQIHVQATDEGGLTDSSKVIVEIADTNDNIPAINVMSKSSVVTEDIQPGTVVTIVNIQDPDSGENGKVQCYINENIPFSITSTSNNFFTVITDSELNRERSPEYNITVTCSDEGVPSLSSSVTLTLQISDVNDNAPVFERSSYEAYIVENNTPGLSIFTVRARDADWNQNARVSYILEDSSVNGVPVSSYVSVSADSGVIHAVRSFDYEQIKDFHFRVKAQDGGSPPLSSNVTVKILIQDQNDNPPQVLYPVQTGGSLVAEMVPRSADVSYLVTKVVAVDVDSGQNAWLSYKLQKATDRALFEVGLQNGEIRTIRQVTDKDAVKQRLTVIVEDNGQPSRSATVIVNVAVADSFPEVLSEFTDFTHDKEYNDNLTFYLVLALAVVSFLFITCLVVIISVKIYRWRQSRIMFHSNLPVIPYYPPRYSDTLGTGTLQHVYNYEVCRTTDSRKSDCKFGTAGSQNVLIMDPSATGTMQRIQSEKSILDEPDSPLEVSSLV; encoded by the coding sequence ATGGCGGACAGAACAATGAGACGGCAAGTGCTGCTGTTTATCTCCGCTCTTTATTTCAGTTCAGTCATTGGGCAGGTCAGCTACTCGATCCCAGAGGAAATGCCGAAAGGCTCTTTCGTGGGTGATATTGCACAAGATTTGGGTTTGGATGTGAAAAGACTGAAATCAGGAAAAGCTCGTATTTATACGGGAGACAGTGCAGAGTACATCGAGTTAAATAAAGAAAGGGGAGTCCTCCTCATCAAAGAGAAAATAGACAGAGAGGCGACCTGTGCAGAGACGGCGCCCTGCGCTTTGCATTTCCAGGTAATTTTAGAGAATCCTATGGAGTTTTATAGCATTACCGTCGAGGTGACAGATATTAACGACAACGCCCCGATTTTTAAAAGAGGTGAAATGAAATTTAGAATAAGTGAGTCAGCTATCACAGGAACCGTATTTGTGCTAGATCAGGCAGTAGATCTGGATGTCGGTATGAATGGCCTTCAAAGTTATGTGTTAAAGCCAACCGATAACTTTGTTTTGAGGCTGCAAAATCAAGCCGACGGAAGCAAGATGGTAGAAATGGTTTTACAGAAACCTTTGGATCGAGAAAAACAGGATCATTTGTCACTTGTATTGACTGCAATAGACGGCGGTGAGCCGCAGCTCTCCGGGACTGTTCAGATACATGTAAATGTACTAGATAGTAATGATAATGCCCCCGTTTTTACACAAAAAATCTATAAATCTAGCATAAGAGAAAATTCACCCTCAGGAACGGTAGTGATTACAGTCAGTGCCTCTGACTTAGACGAGGGATCGAATGGAATTATTTCCTATGCTATATTGAACTCCGTTGACGATGCATCTGAAATATTTGACATAAACAAACGAAATGGCGAAGTTAAATTGGTCGGAAACACTGACTTTGAAAAGAAGCGACAATATCAAATACATGTTCAGGCCACTGATGAAGGAGGACTAACCGATTCTAGTAAAGTTATAGTGGAAATAGCTGATACAAATGACAATATACCTGCTATAAATGTCATGTCAAAGTCCAGCGTAGTAACGGAAGACATTCAGCCTGGCACTGTTGTGACTATTGTAAATATCCAAGATCCAGACTCAGGTGAAAATGGAAAAGTCCAATGTTATATTAACGAGAACATTCcattttcaattacctccacctcaAATAATTTCTTTACCGTTATAACCGACAGTGaattaaacagagagagatCACCTGAGTATAATATAACAGTGACCTGCTCTGATGAAGGCGTGCCCTCCCTCTCCAGCAGCGTCACTCTCACCTTACAGATCTCTGATGTGAATGATAACGCACCTGTCTTTGAGAGGAGCTCATATGAGGCCTACATTGTAGAAAACAACACACCAGGCCTCTCTATATTCACAGTGAGAGCCAGAGATGCTGACTGGAACCAGAATGCCCGTGTTTCTTACATACTGGAGGACTCCTCTGTTAACGGAGTGCCAGTCTCCTCATATGTGTCCGTTAGTGCTGATAGTGGAGTCATCCATGCAGTGCGCTCTTTTGACTACGAGCAGATCAAAGACTTCCACTTCCGCGTCAAAGCGCAGGATGGAGGCTCCCCTCCACTCAGTAGCAATGTGACTGTGAAAATACTGATCCAGGACCAGAACGACAACCCTCCTCAGGTTCTGTACCCAGTCCAGACTGGTGGTTCTCTGGTGGCTGAAATGGTGCCTCGTTCAGCAGATGTGAGCTATCTGGTCACTAAAGTGGTGGCTGTTGATGTGGACTCTGGACAGAATGCCTGGCTCTCCTATAAACTGCAgaaagccacagacagggcGCTGTTTGAAGTGGGCTTACAGAATGGAGAAATAAGAACTATCCGCCAAGTGACTGATAAAgatgctgtgaaacaaagactgactgtTATAGTGGAGGACAACGGGCAGCCCTCTCGTTCAGCTACAGTCATTGTTAACGTGGCGGTggcggacagcttccctgaagtGCTGTCTGAGTTCACTGACTTTACACACGACAAGGAGTACAATGATAACCTGACTTTTTACTTAGTGCTGGCTCTGGCTgtagtctccttcctcttcatcacgtgtttagtggttattatatcagtgaaaatctACAGGTGGAGACAGTCTCGCATCATGTTTCACTCCAACCTCCCTGTGATTCCATATTATCCACCACGTTACTCAGACACTTTGGGGACAGGGACTCTCCAACACGTGTACAATTACGAGGTGTGCAGGACGACTGACTCCAGAAAGAGTGACTGTAAGTTCGGCACAGCCGGTAGTCAGAACGTGCTGATAATGGACCCCAGTGCTACAGGGACGATGCAGCGGATACAGAGTGAAAAGAGCATCCTGGATGAACCAGACTCTCCTCTAGAGGTTAGTTCATTAGTGTAG
- the LOC115015034 gene encoding protocadherin beta-16-like, whose protein sequence is MTRQVGLLLFMSAVSLCSVFGQVSYSIPEEMAKGSLVGNIAQDLGLDVKRLKSGKARIYTGEGTEYIELNKERGVLVIRERIDREALCGQMTPCALDFQIILENPMQFYSITVEITDINDNSPAFKNNEMKFDISETVQIGSKFVLEKAVDVDVGINGLQGYSLSSSDTFTLNPYRIGSSRTVEMVLKKPLDREKQERLSLVLTALDGGGPQLSGTLQIVITVLDANDNAPVCTHAEYKTNVKENALKGAVLTTVSASDADEGLHGHIQYTISNVPEGALELFHVDNENGVVTLMGKLDYEKFRHYEIDVQASDEGGNSDVCKVIIEVLDTNDNPPAINIMSTSSSISEDVKPGTVLTMMNVQDPDSDENGKVHCVLDENIHFTIKSTSNNFFTLVTEFELDREVSPHYNITVTCYDEGVPSLSSSVTLTLQISDVNDNAPVFERSSYEAYIVENNTPGLSIFTVRARDADWNQNARVSYILEDSSVNGVPVSSYVSVSADSGVIHAVRSFDYEQIKDFHFRVKAQDGGSPPLSSNVTVKILIQDQNDNPPQVLYPVQTGGSLVAEMVPRSADVSYLVTKVVAVDVDSGQNAWLSYKLQKATDRALFEVGLQNGEIRTIRQVTDKDAVKQRLTVIVEDNGQPSRSATVIVNVAVADSFPEVLSEFTDFTHDKEYNDNLTFYLVLALAVVSFLFITCLVVIISVKIYRWRQSRILFHSNLPVIPYYPPRYSDTLGTGTLQHVYNYEVCRTTDSRKSDCKFGTAGSQNVLIMDPSATGTMQRIQSEKSILDEPDSPLEVSLPEMNMEIVTYPCFMCLQLSVDLGSCASQQRYMANILCTVPQQFET, encoded by the exons ATGACACGGCAAGTAGGTTTACTGCTGTTCATGTCGGCTGTTTCTCTTTGCTCAGTCTTTGGGCAGGTCAGCTACTCCATTCCTGAGGAAATGGCTAAAGGATCTTTGGTCGGTAACATAGCACAAGATTTAGGATTGGATGTGAAACGGCTGAAATCGGGGAAAGCTCGCATATATACCGGAGAAGGTACAGAATACATCGAGCTGAATAAAGAAAGGGGAGTGCTTGTAATCAGAGAGCGGATAGACAGAGAGGCACTGTGCGGACAGATGACGCCCTGTGCTCTTGATTTTCAAATCATCTTGGAGAATCCTATGCAATTTTACAGCATCACTGTCGAGATCACCGACATTAACGACAACTCTCCcgcttttaaaaacaatgaaatgaaatttgACATTAGTGAAACGGTTCAAATTGGATCGAAATTTGTCTTAGAAAAGGCTGTTGACGTCGATGTAGGTATTAATGGGCTCCAGGGCTATTCACTCAGTTCAAGTGACACATTCACTTTAAACCCGTATAGAATTGGCAGCAGTAGAACTGTTGAGATGGTTTTAAAGAAACCTCTCGACCGAGAAAAACAAGAGCGGCTGTCTTTAGTATTGACTGCTTTAGATGGTGGCGGTCCGCAGCTCTCTGGTACACTGCAAATTGTCATTACTGTCTTGGACGCAAACGATAATGCACCTGTGTGTACTCACGCAGAGTATAAGACTAACGTGAAAGAAAACGCATTGAAAGGAGCTGTTCTGACCACTGTGAGCGCATCTGATGCAGATGAAGGTCTGCACGGGCACATACAATATACCATTTCTAATGTTCCAGAGGGCGCACTTGAACTGTTTCATGTAGATAATGAAAATGGTGTAGTAACTTTAATGGGAAAGCTTGATTATGAGAAATTTCGGCATTATGAGATTGACGTGCAAGCATCAGATGAAGGTGGTAACTCAGACGTGTGTAAAGTTATAATTGAGGTGCTGGACACAAACGATAACCCACCAGCTATCAATATTATGTCAACGTCATCCAGTATATCTGAGGATGTTAAGCCAGGCACAGTTCTGACAATGATGAATGTACAGGATCCAGATTCAGATGAAAATGGAAAAGTCCACTGCGTTTTAGATGAAAATATTCATTTTACAATCAAGTCAACATCAAATAATTTCTTTACGTTGGTGACAGAATTTGAATTAGACCGAGAAGTTTCTCCTCATTATAATATAACAGTGACCTGCTATGATGAAGGAGTGCCCTCCCTCTCCAGCAGCGTCACTCTCACCTTACAGATCTCTGATGTGAATGATAACGCGCCTGTCTTTGAGAGGAGCTCATATGAGGCCTACATTGTAGAAAACAACACACCAGGCCTCTCTATATTCACAGTGAGAGCCAGAGATGCTGACTGGAACCAGAATGCCCGTGTTTCTTACATACTGGAGGACTCCTCTGTTAACGGAGTGCCAGTCTCCTCATATGTGTCCGTTAGTGCTGATAGTGGAGTCATCCATGCAGTGCGCTCTTTTGACTACGAGCAGATCAAAGACTTTCACTTCCGCGTCAAAGCGCAGGATGGAGGCTCCCCTCCACTCAGTAGCAATGTGACTGTGAAAATACTGATCCAGGATCAGAACGACAACCCTCCTCAGGTTCTGTACCCAGTCCAGACTGGTGGCTCTCTGGTGGCTGAAATGGTGCCTCGTTCAGCAGATGTGAGCTATCTGGTCACTAAAGTGGTGGCTGTTGATGTGGACTCTGGACAGAATGCCTGGCTCTCCTACAAACTGCAgaaagccacagacagggcGCTGTTTGAAGTGGGCTTACAGAATGGAGAAATAAGAACTATCCGCCAAGTGACTGATAAAgatgctgtgaaacaaagactgactgtTATAGTGGAGGACAACGGGCAGCCCTCTCGTTCAGCTACAGTCATTGTTAACGTGGCGGTggcggacagcttccctgaagtGCTGTCTGAGTTCACTGACTTTACACACGACAAGGAGTACAATGATAACTTGACTTTTTACTTAGTGCTGGCTCTGGCTgtagtctccttcctcttcatcacgtgtttagtggttattatatcagtgaaaatctACAGGTGGAGACAGTCTCGCATCCTGTTTCACTCCAACCTCCCTGTGATTCCATATTATCCACCACGTTACTCAGACACTTTGGGGACAGGGACTCTCCAACACGTGTACAATTACGAGGTGTGCAGGACGACTGACTCCAGAAAGAGTGACTGTAAGTTCGGCACAGCCGGTAGTCAGAACGTGCTGATAATGGACCCCAGTGCTACAGGGACGATGCAGCGGATACAGAGTGAAAAGAGCATCCTGGATGAACCAGACTCTCCTCTAGAGGTTAGTTTGCCAGAAATGAATATGGAAATTGTTACATATCCATGTTTTATGTGTCTCCAGCTTTCTGTAGATTTGGGCAGTTGTGCCTCACAGCAGAGGTACATGGCCAATATTCTATGT ACCGTCCCTCAACAATTTGAAACGTAA
- the LOC115015038 gene encoding protocadherin beta-16-like: protein MACGILPYSCCVKWRFGCGHNLKLLFFFFYLNHVVSGQIRYSIPEEMKKGSLIGNVAQDLGLDLRRLRSGQARIVTGENIQYTELKTDKGILVVNERIDREQLCGDVTPCSFSFEVILENPMELHQITVEITDINDHSPTFKRDIIRFEISEIANAGARFPLTSAEDPDVGVNGLSEYVLTENENFVLKQNSNADGKKYAEMVLQKPLDRETNPKLSLKLIAVDGGTPQRSGTVNIDITVLDANDNAPAFNQSVYKATVMENAPRDTYVTTVNASDADFGSNSIVTYYFSDLSSGLSNIFTVNEKTGQILITGLIDYEKDKKYELRIEAKDQGGLTDSSKVIIEVTDVNDNAPIISVMSFTSPVSEDSPPGTTIGIINVKDLDSGDNGQVNCRIEQNAPFKIKSNLRNYYTLVTDTVLDRESVSEYNITVVATDAGTPHLSTTRTFHLKVSDVNDNAPVFPQSVYNAFITENNSPGISVLTVRAKDPDENQNARISYILEDSDLNGSPVSHCVSVNAESGVIHAVRSFDYEQIKQLLFVVKAQDGGSPPLSSNVTVKLMIQDQNDNPPQVLYPVQTGGSLVAEMVPRSADVGYLVTKVVAVDVDSGQNAWLSYKLQKATDRALFEVGLQNGEIRTIRQVTDKDAVKQRLTVIVEDNGQPSRSATVIVNVAVADSFPEVLSEFTDFTHDKEYNDNLTFYLVLALAVVSFLFITCLVVIISVKIYRWRQSRIMFHSNLPVIPYYPPRYSDTLGTGTLQHVYNYEVCRTTDSRKSDCKFGTAGSQNVLIMDPSATGTMQRIQSEKSILDEPDSPLEVSCSMQTT, encoded by the coding sequence ATGGCATGTGGAATACTACCCTACTCGTGCTGCGTAAAATGGCGCTTTGGCTGCGGACACAATTTGAagcttttattcttctttttttatcttaacCATGTTGTCAGCGGACAAATCCGATATTCAATCCCAGAGGAAATGAAGAAAGGCTCCCTAATCGGTAATGTAGCACAGGATCTTGGTTTGGATTTGAGAAGGCTTCGTTCTGGTCAGGCCCGTATCGTGACCGGAGAAAACATCCAGTACACCGAGCTGAAGACGGACAAAGGGATTCTAGTTGTGAATGAGAGAATAGACCGGGAGCAGCTTTGCGGAGACGTAACACCGTGCAGCTTCAGCTTTGAGGTGATTTTAGAAAACCCGATGGAGTTACATCAAATTACAGTTGAAATAACAGACATAAATGATCATTCGCCCACATTTAAAAGAGACATTATTCGTTTTGAAATCAGTGAAATAGCTAATGCTGGCGCTCGTTTTCCATTAACGAGTGCAGAAGACCCAGATGTAGGTGTTAATGGTCTCAGTGAATATGTTTTGACTGAGAATGAGAATTTTGTTCTGAAACAAAACTCGAATGCAGATGGAAAGAAATATGCAGAGATGGTGCTTCAGAAGCCATTAGATAGAGAGACGAACCCTAAACTGTCTCTAAAGCTAATAGCTGTAGACGGAGGAACTCCGCAGAGATCTGGTACAGTAAATATAGATATCACTGTTCTTGATGCTAATGATAATGCACCTGCATTTAATCAATCTGTGTACAAAGCTACAGTAATGGAAAACGCTCCTAGAGATACTTACGTTACCACTGTTAATGCTAGTGACGCAGATTTTGGTTCTAATAGTATTGTAACGTATTATTTCTCTGACCTCAGCAGTGGTCTCAGTAAtatttttacagtaaatgaAAAAACTGGTCAAATTTTAATAACAGGTTTAATTGAttatgaaaaagacaaaaagtatGAGCTCAGAATCGAGGCAAAAGATCAGGGAGGTTTGACAGATTCAAGTAAAGTGATAATTGAAGTAACTGATGTAAATGATAACGCCCCTATCATAAGCGTCATGTCATTCACTAGTCCTGTGTCAGAAGACTCTCCTCCTGGTACAACTATTGGCATTATAAATGTGAAAGATCTAGATTCAGGTGATAACGGACAAGTAAACTGTAGAATAGAGCAAAATGCACCTTTCAAGATTAAATCTAATTTAAGGAATTACTATACTTTGGTAACAGATACTGTATTAGATCGCGAAAGTGTTTCAGAATATAACATCACTGTAGTTGCAACAGATGCAGGAACACCTCATCTCTCTACAACAAGAACCTTTCATTTAAAGGTCTCTGATGTGAACGATAATGCTCCAGTGTTTCCACAAAGTGTTTACAATGCGTTTATTACAGAGAATAACTCTCCAGGTATTTCTGTTCTCACAGTTAGAGCTAAAGATCCTGATGAAAACCAAAACGCCCGAATATCTTATATTCTGGAGGATTCTGATCTCAATGGGTCTCCAGTCTCTCATTGTGTGTCAGTTAATGCAGAAAGCGGAGTGATACACGCAGTGCGCTCATTTGATTATGAGCAAATCAAACAGTTACTTTTCGTAGTCAAAGCGCAGGATGGAGGCTCCCCTCCACTCAGTAGCAATGTGACTGTTAAATTAATGATCCAGGACCAGAACGACAACCCTCCTCAGGTTCTGTACCCAGTCCAGACTGGTGGCTCTCTGGTGGCTGAAATGGTGCCTCGTTCAGCAGATGTGGGCTATCTGGTCACTAAAGTGGTGGCTGTTGATGTGGACTCTGGACAGAATGCCTGGCTCTCCTATAAACTGCAgaaagccacagacagggcGCTGTTTGAAGTGGGCTTACAGAATGGAGAAATAAGAACTATCCGCCAAGTGACTGATAAAgatgctgtgaaacaaagactgactgtTATAGTGGAGGACAACGGGCAGCCCTCTCGTTCAGCTACAGTCATTGTTAACGTGGCGGTggcggacagcttccctgaagtGCTGTCTGAGTTCACTGACTTTACACACGACAAGGAGTACAATGATAACCTGACTTTTTACTTAGTGCTGGCTCTGGCTgtagtctccttcctcttcatcacgtgtttagtggttattatatcagtgaaaatctACAGGTGGAGACAGTCTCGCATCATGTTTCACTCCAACCTCCCTGTGATTCCATATTATCCACCACGTTACTCAGACACTCTGGGGACAGGGACTCTCCAACACGTGTACAATTACGAGGTGTGCAGGACGACTGACTCCAGAAAGAGTGACTGTAAGTTCGGCACAGCCGGTAGTCAGAACGTGCTGATAATGGACCCCAGTGCTACAGGGACGATGCAGCGGATACAGAGTGAAAAGAGCATCCTGGATGAACCAGACTCTCCTCTGGAGGTGAGCTGCAGTATGCAAACTACTTAG
- the LOC115015040 gene encoding protocadherin beta-16-like produces the protein MSCLWTTAVGGRWQALFVTLCLFKLSSVSGQARYSVPEEQAEGSFVGNIARDLGLDVARLISGKARIITKGSRQYVDLNRDKGTLVIKERIDREELCGKTTPCSFSFEVILENPIQLYPVKIMIQDQNDNPPQVLYPVQTGGSLVAEMVPRSVDVGYLVTKVVAVDVDSGQNAWLSYKLQKATDRALFEVGLQNGEIRTIRQVTDKDAVKQRLTVIVEDNGQPSRSATVIVNVAVADSFPEVLSEFTDFTHDKEYNDNLTFYLVLALAVVSFLFITCLVVIISVKIYRWRQSRIMFHSNLPVIPYYPPRYSDTLGTGTLQHVYNYEVCRTTDSRKSDCKFGTAGSQNVLIMDPSATGTMQRIHSEKSILDEPDSPLEVS, from the exons ATGTCTTGTTTGTGGACAACCGCTGTCGGAGGCCGATGGCAAGCACTGTTTGTCACTCTTTGTCTTTTCAAGCTGAGCTCAGTGTCTGGACAGGCTCGGTATTCCGTACCGGAGGAGCAGGCAGAAGGGTCTTTTGTTGGAAACATCGCTAGAGATTTAGGTTTGGATGTGGCGAGGCTCATATCAGGTAAAGCTCGTATCATTACAAAAGGAAGCCGACAGTACGTTGATTTAAACCGAGACAAAGGCACCCTTGTTATTAAAGAGCGAATCGACCGAGAAGAGCTGTGTGGAAAGACGACGCCCTGTAGCTTCAGTTTTGAGGTAATTTTAGAAAATCCAATCCAGCTTTATC CAG TTAAAATAATGATCCAGGACCAGAACGACAACCCTCCTCAGGTTCTCTACCCAGTCCAGACTGGTGGCTCTCTGGTGGCTGAAATGGTGCCTCGTTCAGTAGATGTGGGCTATCTGGTCACTAAAGTGGTGGCTGTTGATGTGGACTCTGGACAGAATGCCTGGCTCTCCTACAAACTGCAgaaagccacagacagggcGCTGTTTGAAGTGGGCTTACAAAATGGAGAAATAAGAACTATCCGCCAAGTGACTGATAAAgatgctgtgaaacaaagactgactgtTATAGTGGAGGACAACGGGCAGCCCTCTCGTTCAGCTACAGTCATTGTTAACGTGGCGGTggcggacagcttccctgaagtGCTGTCTGAGTTCACTGACTTTACACACGACAAGGAGTACAATGATAACCTGACCTTTTACTTAGTGCTGGCTCTGGCTgtagtctccttcctcttcatcacgtgTTTGGTGGttattatatcagtgaaaatctACAGGTGGAGACAGTCTCGCATCATGTTTCACTCCAACCTCCCTGTGATTCCATATTATCCACCACGTTACTCAGACACTTTGGGGACAGGGACTCTCCAACACGTGTACAATTACGAGGTGTGCAGGACGACTGACTCCAGAAAGAGTGACTGTAAGTTCGGCACAGCCGGTAGTCAGAACGTGCTGATAATGGACCCCAGTGCTACAGGGACGATGCAGCGGATACACAGTGAAAAGAGCATCCTGGATGAACCAGACTCTCCTCTGGAGGTTAGTTAA
- the LOC115015042 gene encoding protocadherin gamma-A7-like encodes MACGILPYSCCVKWRFGCGHNLKLLFFFFYLNHVVSGQIRYSIPEEMKKGSLIGNVAQDLGLDLRRLRSGQARIVTGENIQYTELKTDKGILVVNERIDREQLCGDVTPCSFSFEVILENPMELHPVKILIQDQNDNPPQVLYPVQTGGSLVAEMVPRSADVGYLVTKVVAVDVDSGQNAWLSYKLQKATDRALFEVGLQNGEIRTIRQVTDKDAVKQRLTVIVEDNGQPSRSATVIVNVAVADSFPEVLSEFTDFTHDKEYNDNLTFYLVLALAVVSFLFITCLVVIISVKIYRWRQSRIMFHSNLPVIPYYPPRYSDTLGTGTLQHVYNYEVCRTTDSRKSDCKFGTAGSQNVLIMDPSATGTMQRIQSEKSILDEPDSPLEVSCSMQIIYFFEHCLS; translated from the exons ATGGCATGTGGAATACTACCCTACTCGTGCTGCGTAAAATGGCGCTTTGGCTGCGGACACAATTTGAagcttttattcttctttttttatcttaacCATGTTGTCAGCGGACAAATCCGATATTCAATCCCAGAGGAAATGAAGAAAGGCTCCCTAATCGGTAATGTAGCACAGGATCTTGGTTTGGATTTGAGAAGGCTTCGTTCTGGTCAGGCCCGTATCGTGACCGGAGAAAACATCCAGTACACCGAGCTGAAGACGGACAAAGGGATTCTAGTTGTGAATGAGAGAATAGACCGGGAGCAGCTTTGCGGAGACGTAACACCGTGCAGCTTCAGCTTTGAGGTGATTTTAGAAAACCCGATGGAGTTACATC CTGTGAAAATACTGATCCAGGACCAGAACGACAACCCTCCTCAGGTTCTGTACCCAGTCCAGACTGGTGGCTCTCTGGTGGCTGAAATGGTGCCTCGTTCAGCAGATGTGGGCTATCTGGTCACTAAAGTGGTGGCTGTTGATGTGGACTCTGGACAGAATGCCTGGCTCTCCTATAAACTGCAgaaagccacagacagggcGCTGTTTGAAGTGGGCTTACAAAATGGAGAAATAAGAACTATCCGCCAAGTGACTGATAAAgatgctgtgaaacaaagactgactgtTATAGTGGAGGACAACGGGCAGCCCTCTCGTTCAGCTACAGTCATTGTTAACGTGGCGGTggcggacagcttccctgaagtGTTGTCTGAGTTCACTGACTTTACACACGACAAGGAGTACAATGATAACCTGACTTTTTACTTAGTGCTGGCTCTGGCTgtagtctccttcctcttcatcacgtgtttagtggttattatatcagtgaaaatctACAGGTGGAGACAGTCTCGCATCATGTTTCACTCCAACCTCCCTGTGATTCCATATTATCCACCACGTTACTCAGACACTTTGGGGACAGGGACACTCCAACACGTGTACAATTACGAGGTGTGCAGGACGACTGACTCCAGAAAGAGTGACTGTAAGTTCGGCACAGCCGGTAGTCAGAACGTGCTGATAATGGACCCCAGTGCTACAGGGACGATGCAGCGGATACAGAGTGAAAAGAGCATCCTGGATGAACCAGACTCTCCTCTAGAGGTGAGCTGTAGTATGCAAATTATTTACTTCTTTGAACACTGTTTGTCTTGA